A genome region from Nitrospira sp. includes the following:
- a CDS encoding SHOCT domain-containing protein: MVRSVHSPLLGPSYQGTIEPVFSEEEVRYLGASLRHAFQQATAQQQVAFALARVSESGLEQLTSGAWFVEAGRIHLRLANCRVTVTMPSIRKQIWIDPLFAQAGTLYDLVPGERQALVTPARDSGNPFRPAPAELEINYRGISGQVPVPASSGTTSPSAPARSLEEQLGLLKRLHEQGLITEEEYRTKKQQLLDRL; encoded by the coding sequence ATGGTACGTAGCGTTCACAGCCCACTGCTCGGACCGTCATACCAAGGGACCATCGAGCCGGTCTTTTCCGAGGAGGAAGTCCGGTACCTGGGGGCATCGCTCCGGCACGCGTTTCAGCAGGCAACGGCGCAACAGCAGGTTGCCTTTGCGCTGGCAAGGGTGTCTGAGTCAGGCTTGGAGCAGTTGACATCCGGGGCTTGGTTTGTCGAAGCGGGGCGAATCCACCTTCGCTTAGCTAATTGCCGCGTCACGGTCACGATGCCGTCGATCCGGAAACAGATCTGGATCGATCCCCTATTTGCGCAGGCCGGGACATTGTACGATTTGGTGCCGGGGGAGCGGCAGGCGTTGGTGACTCCTGCACGGGACAGCGGCAATCCGTTTCGGCCCGCTCCGGCCGAACTGGAGATCAATTATCGCGGCATAAGTGGACAGGTGCCGGTGCCGGCTTCTTCCGGCACTACTTCACCGTCGGCCCCAGCCAGGTCTTTGGAGGAGCAGCTTGGCTTGTTGAAGCGCCTTCATGAGCAGGGCCTGATTACGGAAGAGGAGTATCGAACCAAGAAGCAACAACTCCTGGATCGACTCTGA